From a single Xiphophorus maculatus strain JP 163 A chromosome 5, X_maculatus-5.0-male, whole genome shotgun sequence genomic region:
- the LOC111608518 gene encoding B-cell receptor CD22-like isoform X5 has translation MKDSDYKGRITYNFTESSSSSSFLTIKDLKQRDSAEYKFRFITNRPGGEFTGSPGVTLTVLDPDLRVQVRRSETQTELKCESSCDQIKPPSYVWFNKEKKMEQQTSAIVVSVRDGGRYSCSVKGHDDLRSPSVYAPESLSAKLMSSGQITEGRSVTLSCSSDANPAAEYTWRKNNNQSVVSKDQQFILSSILSSDSGQYYCTAQNQLGEKTSGLVSVQVTYAPRPPSVSVTPSGEIMEGSLVTLNCSSDANPAAKYTWRKKNNQSVVSKDQQFILSSILSSDSGQYYCTAQNQLGEKTSGLVSVQVTYAPRPPSVSVTPSGEIMEGSLVTLSCSSDANPAANYSWYKEGEEAPKASGQNFTITNILFKQRGNYYCEAQNSRGRCNSTVTVNVVAAPRNRVAAAAAVSAVLLILILICLLVWLIRKPKVWKQQSRPGAGPVPSEQVNSAEESVVYSVVHLATKQEEPLYCNTVQLGPTRPKRHKKRKEEETVEYVSVNCGRTRTDARTESEQQDSVEDPAALYSKVNKPGKNSRETPAGF, from the exons ATGAAGGACTCTGACTATAAAGGTCGAATAACTTATAACTTtacagaaagcagcagcagcagcagctttctgaCAATCAAAGATCTGAAACAAAGAGACTCAGCCGAGTACAAGTTCAGGTTCATAACAAACCGACCAGGTGGAGAATTTACTGGATCACCTGGAGTCACCTTGACTGTTCTAG ATCCAGACCTCAGAGTTCAGGTCAGAAGATCAGAGACGCAGACGGAGCTGAAGTGTGAAAGCAGCTGTGATCAAATCAAACCTCCTTCATATGTTTGGTtcaacaaagagaagaaaatggaGCAACAGACTTCTGCTATAGTCGTCTCAGTCAGAGATGGAGGCAGATATTCCTGTTCTGTTAAAGGACACGACGATCTCCGCTCTCCCTCTGTGT ATGCTCCAGAGTCTCTCTCTGCTAAACTGATGTCCTCTGGTCAGATAACTGAGGGACGTTCAgtgactctgagctgcagcagtgATGCTAACCCAGCAGCTGAATACACCTGGAGGAAGAACAACAACCAATCAGTTGTCAGTAAAGACCAACAGTTTATCCTCAGCTCCATCCTGTCCTCAGACTCTGGACAGTATTACTGCACAGCTCAGAACCAGCTGGGAgagaaaacatctggactcGTCTCTGTCCAGGTCACAT ATGCTCCCAGGCCTCCCTCTGTGTCAGTGACTCCCTCTGGTGAAATCATGGAGGGCAGCCTGGTGACTCTGAACTGCAGCAGTGATGCTAACCCAGCAGCTAAATACACCTGGAGGAAGAAGAACAACCAATCAGTTGTCAGTAAAGACCAACAGTTTATCCTCAGCTCCATCCTGTCCTCAGACTCTGGACAGTATTACTGCACAGCTCAGAACCAGCTGGGAgagaaaacatctggactcGTCTCTGTCCAGGTCACAT ATGCTCCCAGGCCTCCCTCTGTGTCAGTGACTCCCTCTGGTGAAATCATGGAGGGCAGCCTGgtgactctgagctgcagcagtgATGCTAACCCAGCAGCTAACTATAGCTGGTacaaggagggagaggaggcgCCAAAAGCTTCAGGACAAAACTTCACCATCACTAACATTTTGTTCAAGCAGAGAGGAAACTATTACTGTGAAGCTCagaacagcagagggcgctgtaACTCCACTGTGACCGTGAACGTTGTGGCAG CACCAAGGAACCgagtcgctgctgctgctgcagtttctgCTGTTCTTCTGATTCTCATCCTCATCTGCCTCCTTGTGTGGCTCAT CAGAAAACCCAAAGTGTGGAAGCAGCAGTCCAGACCTGGAGCAGGACCAGTTCCCAGTGAACAG GTGAACTCAGCAGAGGAAAGTGTTGTCTACTCTGTTGTCCACTTAGCAACGAAACAGGAAGAGCCTCTTTACTGCAACACGGTCCAACTTGGTCCAACTCGGCCCAAGAGACACaagaagaggaaggaagaagaGACGGTGGAGTATGTCTCTGTTAACTGTGGCAGAACCAGGACTGATGCAAG AACCGAGTCTGAACAGCAGGACAGTGTGGAGGATCCAGCTGCCTTGTACAGCAAAGTCAACAAACCAGGAAAGAACAGCAGAGAAACTCCTGCTGGTTTCTAA
- the LOC111608518 gene encoding B-cell receptor CD22-like isoform X6, translating to MSFSAAAATGFVVLFLSVTVGKDEPAWSVKYDPSQICAFIGSTVTIKCSYKYPSIIHGIKTEVKKRFWFTKLNNRVPVNLMKDSDYKGRITYNFTESSSSSSFLTIKDLKQRDSAEYKFRFITNQPDGEFTGSPGVTLTVLDPDLRVQVRRSETQTELKCESSCDQIKPPSYVWFNKEKKMKQQTSSIVVSVRDGGRYSCSVKGHDDLRSPSVYAPRPPSVSVTPSGEIMEGSLVTLNCSSDANPAAKYTWRKKNNQSVVSKDQQFILSSILSSDSGQYYCTAQNQLGEKTSGLVSVQVTYAPRPPSVSVTPSGEIMEGSLVTLSCSSDANPAANYSWYKEGEEAPKASGQNFTITNILFKQRGNYYCEAQNSRGRCNSTVTVNVVAAPRNRVAAAAAVSAVLLILILICLLVWLIRKPKVWKQQSRPGAGPVPSEQVNSAEESVVYSVVHLATKQEEPLYCNTVQLGPTRPKRHKKRKEEETVEYVSVNCGRTRTDARTESEQQDSVEDPAALYSKVNKPGKNSRETPAGF from the exons ATgagtttttctgcagcagcagcaactggGTTTGTTGTCCTGTTCCTTTCTGTGACAG TGGGAAAAGATGAACCTGCCTGGTCAGTTAAATATGATCCATCTCAGATCTGTGCCTTTATAGGATCAACAGTGACGATAAAATGCTCCTATAAATATCCATCTATAATAcatggaataaaaacagaagttaaaaaaagGTTCTGGTTCACTAAACTAAATAATCGAGTCCCTGTGAATCTGATGAAGGACTCTGACTATAAAGGTCGAATAACTTATAACTTtacagaaagcagcagcagcagcagctttctgaCAATCAAAG ATCTGAAACAAAGAGACTCAGCCGAGTACAAGTTCAGGTTCATAACTAACCAACCAGATGGAGAATTTACTGGATCACCTGGAGTCACCTTGACTGTTCTAG ATCCAGACCTCAGAGTTCAGGTCAGAAGATCAGAGACGCAGACGGAGCTGAAGTGTGAAAGCAGCTGTGATCAAATCAAACCTCCTTCATATGTTTGGTtcaacaaagagaagaaaatgaagcaaCAGACTTCTTCTATAGTCGTCTCAGTCAGAGATGGAGGCAGATATTCCTGTTCTGTTAAAGGACACGACGATCTCCGCTCTCCCTCTGTGT ATGCTCCCAGGCCTCCCTCTGTGTCAGTGACTCCCTCTGGTGAAATCATGGAGGGCAGCCTGGTGACTCTGAACTGCAGCAGTGATGCTAACCCAGCAGCTAAATACACCTGGAGGAAGAAGAACAACCAATCAGTTGTCAGTAAAGACCAACAGTTTATCCTCAGCTCCATCCTGTCCTCAGACTCTGGACAGTATTACTGCACAGCTCAGAACCAGCTGGGAgagaaaacatctggactcGTCTCTGTCCAGGTCACAT ATGCTCCCAGGCCTCCCTCTGTGTCAGTGACTCCCTCTGGTGAAATCATGGAGGGCAGCCTGgtgactctgagctgcagcagtgATGCTAACCCAGCAGCTAACTATAGCTGGTacaaggagggagaggaggcgCCAAAAGCTTCAGGACAAAACTTCACCATCACTAACATTTTGTTCAAGCAGAGAGGAAACTATTACTGTGAAGCTCagaacagcagagggcgctgtaACTCCACTGTGACCGTGAACGTTGTGGCAG CACCAAGGAACCgagtcgctgctgctgctgcagtttctgCTGTTCTTCTGATTCTCATCCTCATCTGCCTCCTTGTGTGGCTCAT CAGAAAACCCAAAGTGTGGAAGCAGCAGTCCAGACCTGGAGCAGGACCAGTTCCCAGTGAACAG GTGAACTCAGCAGAGGAAAGTGTTGTCTACTCTGTTGTCCACTTAGCAACGAAACAGGAAGAGCCTCTTTACTGCAACACGGTCCAACTTGGTCCAACTCGGCCCAAGAGACACaagaagaggaaggaagaagaGACGGTGGAGTATGTCTCTGTTAACTGTGGCAGAACCAGGACTGATGCAAG AACCGAGTCTGAACAGCAGGACAGTGTGGAGGATCCAGCTGCCTTGTACAGCAAAGTCAACAAACCAGGAAAGAACAGCAGAGAAACTCCTGCTGGTTTCTAA
- the LOC111608518 gene encoding B-cell receptor CD22-like isoform X8, with protein MSFSAAAATGFVVLFLSVTVGKDEPAWSVKYDPSQICAFIGSTVTIKCSYKYPSKRGKKETEVKTRFWFTKNNRVPVDLKKDSDYKDRITYDVTKSSSFLTIKDLKQRDSAEYKFRFITNQPDGEFTGSPGVTLTVLDPDLRVQVRRSETQTELKCESSCDQIKPPSYVWFNKEKKMKQQTSSIVVSVRDGGRYSCSVKGHDDLRSPSVYAPRPPSVSVTPSGEIMEGSLVTLNCSSDANPAAKYTWRKKNNQSVVSKDQQFILSSILSSDSGQYYCTAQNQLGEKTSGLVSVQVTYAPRPPSVSVTPSGEIMEGSLVTLSCSSDANPAANYSWYKEGEEAPKASGQNFTITNILFKQRGNYYCEAQNSRGRCNSTVTVNVVAAPRNRVAAAAAVSAVLLILILICLLVWLIRKPKVWKQQSRPGAGPVPSEQVNSAEESVVYSVVHLATKQEEPLYCNTVQLGPTRPKRHKKRKEEETVEYVSVNCGRTRTDARTESEQQDSVEDPAALYSKVNKPGKNSRETPAGF; from the exons ATgagtttttctgcagcagcagcaactggGTTTGTTGTCCTGTTCCTTTCTGTGACAG TGGGAAAAGATGAACCTGCCTGGTCAGTTAAATATGATCCATCTCAGATCTGTGCCTTTATAGGATCAACAGTGACGATAAAATGCTCCTATAAATATCCatctaaaagaggaaaaaaagaaacagaagttaAAACAAGGTTCTGGTTCACTAAAAATAATCGAGTCCCTGTGGATCTGAAGAAGGACTCTGACTATAAAGATCGAATAACTTATGACGTTACAAAGAGCAGCAGCTTTCTGACAATCAAAGATCTGAAACAAAGAGACTCAGCCGAGTACAAGTTCAGGTTCATAACTAACCAACCAGATGGAGAATTTACTGGATCACCTGGAGTCACCTTGACTGTTCTAG ATCCAGACCTCAGAGTTCAGGTCAGAAGATCAGAGACGCAGACGGAGCTGAAGTGTGAAAGCAGCTGTGATCAAATCAAACCTCCTTCATATGTTTGGTtcaacaaagagaagaaaatgaagcaaCAGACTTCTTCTATAGTCGTCTCAGTCAGAGATGGAGGCAGATATTCCTGTTCTGTTAAAGGACACGACGATCTCCGCTCTCCCTCTGTGT ATGCTCCCAGGCCTCCCTCTGTGTCAGTGACTCCCTCTGGTGAAATCATGGAGGGCAGCCTGGTGACTCTGAACTGCAGCAGTGATGCTAACCCAGCAGCTAAATACACCTGGAGGAAGAAGAACAACCAATCAGTTGTCAGTAAAGACCAACAGTTTATCCTCAGCTCCATCCTGTCCTCAGACTCTGGACAGTATTACTGCACAGCTCAGAACCAGCTGGGAgagaaaacatctggactcGTCTCTGTCCAGGTCACAT ATGCTCCCAGGCCTCCCTCTGTGTCAGTGACTCCCTCTGGTGAAATCATGGAGGGCAGCCTGgtgactctgagctgcagcagtgATGCTAACCCAGCAGCTAACTATAGCTGGTacaaggagggagaggaggcgCCAAAAGCTTCAGGACAAAACTTCACCATCACTAACATTTTGTTCAAGCAGAGAGGAAACTATTACTGTGAAGCTCagaacagcagagggcgctgtaACTCCACTGTGACCGTGAACGTTGTGGCAG CACCAAGGAACCgagtcgctgctgctgctgcagtttctgCTGTTCTTCTGATTCTCATCCTCATCTGCCTCCTTGTGTGGCTCAT CAGAAAACCCAAAGTGTGGAAGCAGCAGTCCAGACCTGGAGCAGGACCAGTTCCCAGTGAACAG GTGAACTCAGCAGAGGAAAGTGTTGTCTACTCTGTTGTCCACTTAGCAACGAAACAGGAAGAGCCTCTTTACTGCAACACGGTCCAACTTGGTCCAACTCGGCCCAAGAGACACaagaagaggaaggaagaagaGACGGTGGAGTATGTCTCTGTTAACTGTGGCAGAACCAGGACTGATGCAAG AACCGAGTCTGAACAGCAGGACAGTGTGGAGGATCCAGCTGCCTTGTACAGCAAAGTCAACAAACCAGGAAAGAACAGCAGAGAAACTCCTGCTGGTTTCTAA
- the LOC111608518 gene encoding B-cell receptor CD22-like isoform X1, with protein MSFSAAAATGFVVLFLSVTVGKDEPAWSVKYDPSQICAFIGSTVTIKCSYKYPSIIHGIKTEVKKRFWFTKLNNRVPVNLMKDSDYKGRITYNFTESSSSSSFLTIKDLKQRDSAEYKFRFITNRPGGEFTGSPGVTLTVLDPDLRVQVRRSETQTELKCESSCDQIKPPSYVWFNKEKKMEQQTSAIVVSVRDGGRYSCSVKGHDDLRSPSVYAPESLSAKLMSSGQITEGRSVTLSCSSDANPAAEYTWRKNNNQSVVSKDQQFILSSILSSDSGQYYCTAQNQLGEKTSGLVSVQVTYAPRPPSVSVTPSGEIMEGSLVTLNCSSDANPAAKYTWRKKNNQSVVSKDQQFILSSILSSDSGQYYCTAQNQLGEKTSGLVSVQVTYAPRPPSVSVTPSGEIMEGSLVTLSCSSDANPAANYSWYKEGEEAPKASGQNFTITNILFKQRGNYYCEAQNSRGRCNSTVTVNVVAAPRNRVAAAAAVSAVLLILILICLLVWLIRKPKVWKQQSRPGAGPVPSEQVNSAEESVVYSVVHLATKQEEPLYCNTVQLGPTRPKRHKKRKEEETVEYVSVNCGRTRTDARTESEQQDSVEDPAALYSKVNKPGKNSRETPAGF; from the exons ATgagtttttctgcagcagcagcaactggGTTTGTTGTCCTGTTCCTTTCTGTGACAG TGGGAAAAGATGAACCTGCCTGGTCAGTTAAATATGATCCATCTCAGATCTGTGCCTTTATAGGATCAACAGTGACGATAAAATGCTCCTATAAATATCCATCTATAATAcatggaataaaaacagaagttaaaaaaagGTTCTGGTTCACTAAACTAAATAATCGAGTCCCTGTGAATCTGATGAAGGACTCTGACTATAAAGGTCGAATAACTTATAACTTtacagaaagcagcagcagcagcagctttctgaCAATCAAAGATCTGAAACAAAGAGACTCAGCCGAGTACAAGTTCAGGTTCATAACAAACCGACCAGGTGGAGAATTTACTGGATCACCTGGAGTCACCTTGACTGTTCTAG ATCCAGACCTCAGAGTTCAGGTCAGAAGATCAGAGACGCAGACGGAGCTGAAGTGTGAAAGCAGCTGTGATCAAATCAAACCTCCTTCATATGTTTGGTtcaacaaagagaagaaaatggaGCAACAGACTTCTGCTATAGTCGTCTCAGTCAGAGATGGAGGCAGATATTCCTGTTCTGTTAAAGGACACGACGATCTCCGCTCTCCCTCTGTGT ATGCTCCAGAGTCTCTCTCTGCTAAACTGATGTCCTCTGGTCAGATAACTGAGGGACGTTCAgtgactctgagctgcagcagtgATGCTAACCCAGCAGCTGAATACACCTGGAGGAAGAACAACAACCAATCAGTTGTCAGTAAAGACCAACAGTTTATCCTCAGCTCCATCCTGTCCTCAGACTCTGGACAGTATTACTGCACAGCTCAGAACCAGCTGGGAgagaaaacatctggactcGTCTCTGTCCAGGTCACAT ATGCTCCCAGGCCTCCCTCTGTGTCAGTGACTCCCTCTGGTGAAATCATGGAGGGCAGCCTGGTGACTCTGAACTGCAGCAGTGATGCTAACCCAGCAGCTAAATACACCTGGAGGAAGAAGAACAACCAATCAGTTGTCAGTAAAGACCAACAGTTTATCCTCAGCTCCATCCTGTCCTCAGACTCTGGACAGTATTACTGCACAGCTCAGAACCAGCTGGGAgagaaaacatctggactcGTCTCTGTCCAGGTCACAT ATGCTCCCAGGCCTCCCTCTGTGTCAGTGACTCCCTCTGGTGAAATCATGGAGGGCAGCCTGgtgactctgagctgcagcagtgATGCTAACCCAGCAGCTAACTATAGCTGGTacaaggagggagaggaggcgCCAAAAGCTTCAGGACAAAACTTCACCATCACTAACATTTTGTTCAAGCAGAGAGGAAACTATTACTGTGAAGCTCagaacagcagagggcgctgtaACTCCACTGTGACCGTGAACGTTGTGGCAG CACCAAGGAACCgagtcgctgctgctgctgcagtttctgCTGTTCTTCTGATTCTCATCCTCATCTGCCTCCTTGTGTGGCTCAT CAGAAAACCCAAAGTGTGGAAGCAGCAGTCCAGACCTGGAGCAGGACCAGTTCCCAGTGAACAG GTGAACTCAGCAGAGGAAAGTGTTGTCTACTCTGTTGTCCACTTAGCAACGAAACAGGAAGAGCCTCTTTACTGCAACACGGTCCAACTTGGTCCAACTCGGCCCAAGAGACACaagaagaggaaggaagaagaGACGGTGGAGTATGTCTCTGTTAACTGTGGCAGAACCAGGACTGATGCAAG AACCGAGTCTGAACAGCAGGACAGTGTGGAGGATCCAGCTGCCTTGTACAGCAAAGTCAACAAACCAGGAAAGAACAGCAGAGAAACTCCTGCTGGTTTCTAA
- the LOC111608518 gene encoding B-cell receptor CD22-like isoform X2, producing the protein MSFSAAAATGFVVLFLSVTVGKDEPAWSVKYDPSQICAFIGSTVTIKCSYKYPSIIHGIKTEVKKRFWFTKLNNRVPVNLMKDSDYKGRITYNFTESSSSSSFLTIKDLKQRDSAEYKFRFITNRPGGEFTGSPGVTLTVLDPDLRVQVRRSETQTELKCESSCDQIKPPSYVWFNKEKKMEQQTSAIVVSVRDGGRYSCSVKGHDDLRSPSVYAPESLSAKLMSSGQITEGRSVTLSCSSDANPAAEYTWRKNNNQSVVSKDQQFILSSILSSDSGQYYCTAQNQLGEKTSGLVSVQVTYAPRPPSVSVTPSGEIMEGSLVTLNCSSDANPAAKYTWRKKNNQSVVSKDQQFILSSILSSDSGQYYCTAQNQLGEKTSGLVSVQVTYAPRPPSVSVTPSGEIMEGSLVTLSCSSDANPAANYSWYKEGEEAPKASGQNFTITNILFKQRGNYYCEAQNSRGRCNSTVTVNVVAAPRNRVAAAAAVSAVLLILILICLLVWLIKPKVWKQQSRPGAGPVPSEQVNSAEESVVYSVVHLATKQEEPLYCNTVQLGPTRPKRHKKRKEEETVEYVSVNCGRTRTDARTESEQQDSVEDPAALYSKVNKPGKNSRETPAGF; encoded by the exons ATgagtttttctgcagcagcagcaactggGTTTGTTGTCCTGTTCCTTTCTGTGACAG TGGGAAAAGATGAACCTGCCTGGTCAGTTAAATATGATCCATCTCAGATCTGTGCCTTTATAGGATCAACAGTGACGATAAAATGCTCCTATAAATATCCATCTATAATAcatggaataaaaacagaagttaaaaaaagGTTCTGGTTCACTAAACTAAATAATCGAGTCCCTGTGAATCTGATGAAGGACTCTGACTATAAAGGTCGAATAACTTATAACTTtacagaaagcagcagcagcagcagctttctgaCAATCAAAGATCTGAAACAAAGAGACTCAGCCGAGTACAAGTTCAGGTTCATAACAAACCGACCAGGTGGAGAATTTACTGGATCACCTGGAGTCACCTTGACTGTTCTAG ATCCAGACCTCAGAGTTCAGGTCAGAAGATCAGAGACGCAGACGGAGCTGAAGTGTGAAAGCAGCTGTGATCAAATCAAACCTCCTTCATATGTTTGGTtcaacaaagagaagaaaatggaGCAACAGACTTCTGCTATAGTCGTCTCAGTCAGAGATGGAGGCAGATATTCCTGTTCTGTTAAAGGACACGACGATCTCCGCTCTCCCTCTGTGT ATGCTCCAGAGTCTCTCTCTGCTAAACTGATGTCCTCTGGTCAGATAACTGAGGGACGTTCAgtgactctgagctgcagcagtgATGCTAACCCAGCAGCTGAATACACCTGGAGGAAGAACAACAACCAATCAGTTGTCAGTAAAGACCAACAGTTTATCCTCAGCTCCATCCTGTCCTCAGACTCTGGACAGTATTACTGCACAGCTCAGAACCAGCTGGGAgagaaaacatctggactcGTCTCTGTCCAGGTCACAT ATGCTCCCAGGCCTCCCTCTGTGTCAGTGACTCCCTCTGGTGAAATCATGGAGGGCAGCCTGGTGACTCTGAACTGCAGCAGTGATGCTAACCCAGCAGCTAAATACACCTGGAGGAAGAAGAACAACCAATCAGTTGTCAGTAAAGACCAACAGTTTATCCTCAGCTCCATCCTGTCCTCAGACTCTGGACAGTATTACTGCACAGCTCAGAACCAGCTGGGAgagaaaacatctggactcGTCTCTGTCCAGGTCACAT ATGCTCCCAGGCCTCCCTCTGTGTCAGTGACTCCCTCTGGTGAAATCATGGAGGGCAGCCTGgtgactctgagctgcagcagtgATGCTAACCCAGCAGCTAACTATAGCTGGTacaaggagggagaggaggcgCCAAAAGCTTCAGGACAAAACTTCACCATCACTAACATTTTGTTCAAGCAGAGAGGAAACTATTACTGTGAAGCTCagaacagcagagggcgctgtaACTCCACTGTGACCGTGAACGTTGTGGCAG CACCAAGGAACCgagtcgctgctgctgctgcagtttctgCTGTTCTTCTGATTCTCATCCTCATCTGCCTCCTTGTGTGGCTCAT AAAACCCAAAGTGTGGAAGCAGCAGTCCAGACCTGGAGCAGGACCAGTTCCCAGTGAACAG GTGAACTCAGCAGAGGAAAGTGTTGTCTACTCTGTTGTCCACTTAGCAACGAAACAGGAAGAGCCTCTTTACTGCAACACGGTCCAACTTGGTCCAACTCGGCCCAAGAGACACaagaagaggaaggaagaagaGACGGTGGAGTATGTCTCTGTTAACTGTGGCAGAACCAGGACTGATGCAAG AACCGAGTCTGAACAGCAGGACAGTGTGGAGGATCCAGCTGCCTTGTACAGCAAAGTCAACAAACCAGGAAAGAACAGCAGAGAAACTCCTGCTGGTTTCTAA
- the LOC111608518 gene encoding B-cell receptor CD22-like isoform X4 translates to MSFSAAAATGFVVLFLSVTVGKDEPAWSVKYDPSQICAFIGSTVTIKCSYKYPSIIHGIKTEVKKRFWFTKLNNRVPVNLMKDSDYKGRITYNFTESSSSSSFLTIKDLKQRDSAEYKFRFITNRPGGEFTGSPGVTLTVLDPDLRVQVRRSETQTELKCESSCDQIKPPSYVWFNKEKKMEQQTSAIVVSVRDGGRYSCSVKGHDDLRSPSVYAPESLSAKLMSSGQITEGRSVTLSCSSDANPAAEYTWRKNNNQSVVSKDQQFILSSILSSDSGQYYCTAQNQLGEKTSGLVSVQVTYAPRPPSVSVTPSGEIMEGSLVTLNCSSDANPAAKYTWRKKNNQSVVSKDQQFILSSILSSDSGQYYCTAQNQLGEKTSGLVSVQVTYAPRPPSVSVTPSGEIMEGSLVTLSCSSDANPAANYSWYKEGEEAPKASGQNFTITNILFKQRGNYYCEAQNSRGRCNSTVTVNVVAAPRNRVAAAAAVSAVLLILILICLLVWLIRKPKVWKQQSRPGAGPVPSEQQRNRKSLFTATRSNLVQLGPRDTRRGRKKRRWSMSLLTVAEPGLMQEPSLNSRTVWRIQLPCTAKSTNQERTAEKLLLVSK, encoded by the exons ATgagtttttctgcagcagcagcaactggGTTTGTTGTCCTGTTCCTTTCTGTGACAG TGGGAAAAGATGAACCTGCCTGGTCAGTTAAATATGATCCATCTCAGATCTGTGCCTTTATAGGATCAACAGTGACGATAAAATGCTCCTATAAATATCCATCTATAATAcatggaataaaaacagaagttaaaaaaagGTTCTGGTTCACTAAACTAAATAATCGAGTCCCTGTGAATCTGATGAAGGACTCTGACTATAAAGGTCGAATAACTTATAACTTtacagaaagcagcagcagcagcagctttctgaCAATCAAAGATCTGAAACAAAGAGACTCAGCCGAGTACAAGTTCAGGTTCATAACAAACCGACCAGGTGGAGAATTTACTGGATCACCTGGAGTCACCTTGACTGTTCTAG ATCCAGACCTCAGAGTTCAGGTCAGAAGATCAGAGACGCAGACGGAGCTGAAGTGTGAAAGCAGCTGTGATCAAATCAAACCTCCTTCATATGTTTGGTtcaacaaagagaagaaaatggaGCAACAGACTTCTGCTATAGTCGTCTCAGTCAGAGATGGAGGCAGATATTCCTGTTCTGTTAAAGGACACGACGATCTCCGCTCTCCCTCTGTGT ATGCTCCAGAGTCTCTCTCTGCTAAACTGATGTCCTCTGGTCAGATAACTGAGGGACGTTCAgtgactctgagctgcagcagtgATGCTAACCCAGCAGCTGAATACACCTGGAGGAAGAACAACAACCAATCAGTTGTCAGTAAAGACCAACAGTTTATCCTCAGCTCCATCCTGTCCTCAGACTCTGGACAGTATTACTGCACAGCTCAGAACCAGCTGGGAgagaaaacatctggactcGTCTCTGTCCAGGTCACAT ATGCTCCCAGGCCTCCCTCTGTGTCAGTGACTCCCTCTGGTGAAATCATGGAGGGCAGCCTGGTGACTCTGAACTGCAGCAGTGATGCTAACCCAGCAGCTAAATACACCTGGAGGAAGAAGAACAACCAATCAGTTGTCAGTAAAGACCAACAGTTTATCCTCAGCTCCATCCTGTCCTCAGACTCTGGACAGTATTACTGCACAGCTCAGAACCAGCTGGGAgagaaaacatctggactcGTCTCTGTCCAGGTCACAT ATGCTCCCAGGCCTCCCTCTGTGTCAGTGACTCCCTCTGGTGAAATCATGGAGGGCAGCCTGgtgactctgagctgcagcagtgATGCTAACCCAGCAGCTAACTATAGCTGGTacaaggagggagaggaggcgCCAAAAGCTTCAGGACAAAACTTCACCATCACTAACATTTTGTTCAAGCAGAGAGGAAACTATTACTGTGAAGCTCagaacagcagagggcgctgtaACTCCACTGTGACCGTGAACGTTGTGGCAG CACCAAGGAACCgagtcgctgctgctgctgcagtttctgCTGTTCTTCTGATTCTCATCCTCATCTGCCTCCTTGTGTGGCTCAT CAGAAAACCCAAAGTGTGGAAGCAGCAGTCCAGACCTGGAGCAGGACCAGTTCCCAGTGAACAG CAACGAAACAGGAAGAGCCTCTTTACTGCAACACGGTCCAACTTGGTCCAACTCGGCCCAAGAGACACaagaagaggaaggaagaagaGACGGTGGAGTATGTCTCTGTTAACTGTGGCAGAACCAGGACTGATGCAAG AACCGAGTCTGAACAGCAGGACAGTGTGGAGGATCCAGCTGCCTTGTACAGCAAAGTCAACAAACCAGGAAAGAACAGCAGAGAAACTCCTGCTGGTTTCTAAATGA